GATCGTCGGACTGTGCACGGGAGCCTTCGTGCTCGCCGCCGCAGGCCTGCTGGACGGCCGGCCCGCGACGACGCACTGGATGTACGCGCCGACGCTGGCCAAGCGCTACCCGTCCGTCCACGTCGATCCGCGCGAACTGTTCGTCGACGACGGCGACGTGCTCACGTCCGCGGGCACCGCGGCCGGAATCGACCTGTGCCTGCACATCGTGCGCACGGACCACGGCAGCGAGGCGGCCGGGGCCCTGGCCCGCAGGCTCGTCGTGCCGCCCCGCCGCACGGGCGGACAGGAGCGGTATCTCGACCGGTCGCTGCCGGAGGAGATCGGCGCCGACCCGCTGGCCGAGGTCGTCGCCTGGGCGCTGGAACACCTCCACGAGCAGTTCGACGTGGAGACCCTGGCGGCCCGCGCCTACATGAGCAGGCGCACCTTCGACCGCCGGTTCCGCTCGCTCACCGGCAGTGCGCCGCTGCAGTGGCTGATCACCCAGCGGGTGCTCCAGGCGCAGCGGCTGCTGGAGACCTCCGACTACTCGGTCGACGAGGTCGCCGGGCGCTGCGGGTTCCGCTCGCCGGTCGCCCTGCGGGGTCACTTCCGGCGGCAGCTGGGGTCCTCCCCGGCCGCCTACCGCTCCGCCTACCGGGCACGCCGACCGCAGGCCGACGTGGCGCAGGTGGCCGAGATCTCGGCGGGGCCGGTTCCGCACCAGCGCACTCCGCAGCCCCACCGGGCGGCGGCGGCCCTGGCCGCGGCGGGCCCGACGGTGACGGAGCTGTACGCCCCGGGCCGGGTCCTGCGGGAACACGCGTAACCCCCACAACGGGTACGGCAAGGGAGGTCCTCCATCGGTCACCGCCGATGGGGGACCTTCCGCTTATGCGGTCCGCTCCGCAAGGGACCGCATAAGGTGGGACACATGAACGATCGCATGGTGTGGATCGACTGCGAGATGACCGGGCTCTCGTTGACGGACGACGCACTTATCGAGGTGGCCGCACTGGTCACCGACTCGGAGCTCAACGTGCTCGGCGAAGGCGTGGACATCGTGATCCGCCCGCCGGACGCGGCCCTGGAGACCATGCCCGACGTGGTGCGCGAGATGCACACCGCCTCCGGCCTGCTCGACGAGCTGGCCGGCGGGACCACGCTCGCGGATGCCGAGGCGCAGGTCCTGGCGTACGTGCGGGAGCACGTGAAGGAGCCCCGCAAGGCGCCGCTCTGCGGGAACTCGGTCGGCACCGACCGCGGCTTCCTGCTGCGCGACATGGCCGCGCTGGAGAGCTACCTCCACTACCGGATCGTGGACGTGTCCTCCGTCAAGGAGCTGGCGCGGCGCTGGTACCCGCGGGCGTACTTCAACAGCCCGCCGAAGAACGGCAACCACCGGGCGCTGGCGGACATCAAGGACTCCATCACCGAGCTGCGCTACTACCGGGAGGCGGTCTTCGTGCCGCAGCCCGGGCCCGACTCGGACACGGCCCGGAGCATCGCCGCCAAGCACGC
Above is a genomic segment from Streptomyces sp. NBC_01233 containing:
- a CDS encoding helix-turn-helix domain-containing protein — translated: MSQDSTAVVTDAGRKLAGRRRREIVAVLLFSGGPIFESSIPLSVFGIDRQDAGVPRYRLLVCAGEDGPLRTTGGLELTAPYGLEAIARAGTVVVPAWRSITSPPPPEALDALRLAHEEGARIVGLCTGAFVLAAAGLLDGRPATTHWMYAPTLAKRYPSVHVDPRELFVDDGDVLTSAGTAAGIDLCLHIVRTDHGSEAAGALARRLVVPPRRTGGQERYLDRSLPEEIGADPLAEVVAWALEHLHEQFDVETLAARAYMSRRTFDRRFRSLTGSAPLQWLITQRVLQAQRLLETSDYSVDEVAGRCGFRSPVALRGHFRRQLGSSPAAYRSAYRARRPQADVAQVAEISAGPVPHQRTPQPHRAAAALAAAGPTVTELYAPGRVLREHA
- the orn gene encoding oligoribonuclease; its protein translation is MNDRMVWIDCEMTGLSLTDDALIEVAALVTDSELNVLGEGVDIVIRPPDAALETMPDVVREMHTASGLLDELAGGTTLADAEAQVLAYVREHVKEPRKAPLCGNSVGTDRGFLLRDMAALESYLHYRIVDVSSVKELARRWYPRAYFNSPPKNGNHRALADIKDSITELRYYREAVFVPQPGPDSDTARSIAAKHAAPGA